Proteins co-encoded in one Cytobacillus sp. NJ13 genomic window:
- a CDS encoding TRAP transporter permease, protein MNEKVETLSLEEQQRLLEKYDPEAGTRKLGGILGWIAFIGLLSFSLFHLYTGIFGMLTAQLQRSIHLGFALALTFLLFPARKKDKGRNHKVAWYDIVLAILSVAVGAYWPLFIDEIVMRAGRLTEVDFYIGLLAILLVLEATRRAVGIPITVLAILFMLYALYGPYMPGFLAHRGLDLERLIQTMFFTTEGILGTPLGVSATFIFLFLLFGSFLVKTGVGQYFNDLAVSIAGKRVGGPAKVAIFSSALQGTISGSSVANVVTSGAFTIPMMKKLGYKKEFAGAVEATASTGGQIMPPIMGAAAFLMVEFIGGGITYWDIAKAAAIPALLYFTGVWIMTHFEAKRLGLRGLKDEEMPDRKEVLRKIYLLLPILAVIILLMTGMSVIRGALWSIVITVGVSAISKETRMSFRDIIDALVEGARTALGVAAATAAAGIIVGVVVKTGLGLKMANGLLDLSGGMLIPTLMLTMVAALILGMGSPTTANYVITSTIAAPAIILLGVPDLSAHLFVFYFGIIADITPPVALAAFAAAAVSGGEPIKTGVTASKLAIGAFIIPYMFVLSPELLMIDTTWYSLIWVIFTALAGMMAIGAGVIGYWYRTLNIFERLLGVAAGLMLIYPESVSDIIGLIIFVFMIIWQVVLKKDDKPKRLTA, encoded by the coding sequence TTGAATGAAAAAGTAGAAACATTATCTCTTGAGGAGCAGCAGAGGCTGCTGGAGAAATATGATCCTGAGGCAGGGACGAGGAAACTCGGAGGCATCTTGGGCTGGATTGCCTTTATTGGACTTTTATCTTTTTCTCTATTCCACCTTTATACCGGGATTTTTGGAATGCTGACTGCGCAGCTGCAGCGTTCAATCCATTTAGGGTTTGCTTTGGCTCTAACATTTTTATTATTCCCGGCAAGGAAAAAGGATAAAGGAAGGAATCATAAGGTAGCATGGTATGATATCGTTTTAGCTATATTAAGTGTTGCAGTAGGAGCTTATTGGCCATTATTTATTGATGAAATCGTTATGAGGGCAGGACGCCTTACAGAAGTAGATTTTTATATTGGTCTTTTGGCAATCCTGTTGGTTCTTGAAGCAACAAGGCGTGCAGTGGGGATACCCATTACAGTATTAGCTATTTTATTTATGCTATATGCGCTTTATGGACCTTATATGCCGGGCTTTCTGGCACATCGAGGCCTGGACTTGGAGAGACTGATTCAAACAATGTTTTTCACAACTGAAGGGATACTAGGTACACCTTTAGGAGTTTCAGCAACCTTTATTTTCTTATTTTTACTGTTTGGTTCATTCCTTGTGAAAACAGGGGTAGGCCAATATTTTAATGATCTGGCAGTTTCGATTGCAGGAAAAAGAGTTGGAGGACCTGCAAAGGTTGCAATTTTCTCGAGTGCTTTGCAAGGAACAATCAGCGGGAGCTCAGTTGCGAATGTTGTAACTTCGGGTGCCTTTACAATTCCAATGATGAAAAAACTTGGCTATAAGAAGGAATTTGCAGGTGCTGTTGAAGCAACAGCCTCGACTGGAGGGCAAATAATGCCGCCCATTATGGGAGCAGCTGCCTTTTTGATGGTTGAATTCATTGGCGGAGGCATCACTTACTGGGATATTGCCAAGGCAGCAGCCATCCCTGCATTGCTTTATTTTACAGGTGTATGGATAATGACTCACTTTGAAGCCAAGCGCCTTGGTCTAAGAGGTTTGAAAGACGAAGAGATGCCAGATCGGAAAGAAGTGTTAAGGAAGATTTATCTGTTATTGCCGATTCTTGCAGTCATTATTTTGTTAATGACAGGAATGAGTGTTATTAGAGGTGCGCTGTGGTCAATTGTAATCACAGTCGGAGTAAGTGCCATAAGCAAAGAAACAAGAATGAGCTTCCGGGATATTATTGACGCATTGGTTGAAGGTGCAAGAACGGCATTGGGAGTAGCTGCTGCAACGGCTGCAGCTGGAATCATCGTAGGAGTTGTTGTAAAAACTGGGCTGGGATTAAAAATGGCTAATGGCCTGCTTGATCTTTCAGGGGGTATGCTTATCCCAACCTTAATGCTTACTATGGTTGCAGCGCTGATTCTTGGAATGGGTTCACCGACGACTGCAAACTATGTAATCACGTCCACAATTGCTGCTCCTGCCATCATCTTGCTGGGAGTTCCTGATCTATCTGCTCATTTATTTGTGTTCTACTTTGGTATTATAGCAGATATCACTCCTCCAGTAGCTCTTGCGGCATTTGCAGCAGCTGCTGTATCAGGAGGAGAACCTATTAAAACTGGAGTAACAGCCTCCAAGCTTGCAATTGGAGCATTCATCATTCCATATATGTTTGTTCTATCGCCAGAGCTATTAATGATAGACACCACATGGTATAGCTTAATTTGGGTTATCTTTACTGCATTAGCAGGAATGATGGCTATCGGTGCAGGGGTTATTGGCTATTGGTACCGTACACTAAATATTTTTGAACGTTTGCTGGGTGTTGCAGCAGGATTAATGCTCATCTATCCTGAAAGCGTGTCCGATATTATTGGGCTAATAATTTTTGTTTTCATGATTATTTGGCAAGTTGTCTTGAAAAAAGATGACAAACCAAAGCGATTAACAGCCTAA
- a CDS encoding DUF1850 domain-containing protein, translating to MTEIKPANIKLPLFLLAFLIIAAISCIIFIPYKQALVFEYENTGKILAYIPFNEEKAFKISYTHSIHLSDVVESYKITEDGKMKLYELMYEDFAIGMPENASEGEIFEQKEGKYYIKNMNRIFPMFDLRVGKVRANHTVVFKEKDYPLAQFIEPGTWTRIKTKKMNLFQQLKGVNVLE from the coding sequence ATGACAGAAATTAAGCCAGCCAATATAAAACTGCCGCTTTTTTTGCTGGCATTCCTCATCATAGCAGCCATCTCATGCATTATTTTTATTCCTTATAAACAAGCACTTGTTTTTGAATATGAAAACACTGGAAAAATTCTGGCGTATATTCCATTTAATGAGGAAAAAGCTTTTAAAATTAGTTATACCCATTCCATTCATCTCTCAGATGTTGTGGAAAGCTACAAGATAACTGAGGATGGGAAAATGAAGCTTTATGAACTGATGTATGAGGATTTTGCTATTGGCATGCCCGAAAATGCATCAGAAGGAGAAATATTTGAACAAAAGGAAGGTAAGTATTACATAAAAAATATGAACCGTATTTTTCCCATGTTCGACCTTCGGGTGGGCAAAGTTAGGGCAAATCATACAGTTGTTTTTAAAGAGAAAGACTATCCTCTTGCGCAATTCATTGAACCTGGAACATGGACAAGAATAAAAACAAAAAAAATGAATCTATTTCAGCAATTGAAAGGAGTGAACGTCCTTGAATGA
- the spoVAE gene encoding stage V sporulation protein AE: MLPMFFWAFVIGGLFCVFGQIMFDVFKLTPGHTLSLLVVIGAVLDGVGLYEPLADFAGAGATIPITSFGNSLVHGALQEAEQHGLVGVLTGMFEVTSSGISAAIIFGFIGALIFKPKG, from the coding sequence ATGCTGCCTATGTTTTTCTGGGCTTTTGTAATTGGTGGCCTATTTTGCGTATTTGGCCAAATAATGTTTGATGTTTTTAAGCTAACACCTGGCCATACATTAAGTCTTTTGGTTGTAATAGGAGCTGTTCTTGATGGCGTTGGACTCTATGAACCGCTTGCAGACTTTGCGGGAGCCGGCGCGACGATCCCTATAACCAGCTTTGGCAATTCCCTTGTCCATGGAGCCCTTCAGGAAGCTGAACAGCATGGGCTTGTCGGTGTATTGACCGGAATGTTTGAAGTAACCAGCTCCGGTATTTCAGCTGCGATAATCTTCGGCTTCATCGGTGCACTTATTTTCAAGCCAAAAGGCTAA
- a CDS encoding UvrD-helicase domain-containing protein, translated as MKTAILHNKTVNLEQLNRESFQHIYEEGKKGKLFCPDCGASVRLYLGIMDEPHFYHIQQSSRMCKDKMMKQESAKIETEEYIERNGFKIPVSRPIASAAVKEIESAFKKAQPAKNIPPYIQESTHNPSFPDEYLKSLSQAGVFLDEQQAAAVSHIDGPLLVLAGAGSGKTRVLTTRTAFMLREKDIEPASIMLVTFTAKAAAEMKERLTQYPGMDSRKVRQIVSGTFHSLFYRILSFHNTDKWSSGKLLNKEWQREQIIKESSKDLKLDEKEFAFDLALQQISYWKNSLIMPGKVHPKNDWEEQTSILYQRYEQTKLRRELFDFDDMLTGCHAFFLEKPEILEQYQKRFHYFLIDEFQDINNVQYELMKMLSDKTKNVCAVGDDDQSIYAFRGSDPQYLLDFEKDFPSAKVITLNQNYRSAHEIVSAANQIISLNKHRRAKSMNAQFSGEQHPFLFFPYDEEEEATMIMTDIQEKIEEGYEPRDFAVLFRTHTGSRAIFERLANSSLPFRLDQDAESFYDRFIVRSMIAFLKLSVNEDDQNALKDMLPSLFVKQSVLQDIKAESILQDCSMLECLKFIKTGFAFQESKLKKVIPVTRSISGLSPITAIETVEKELGFQDFLKKRGNEGNKMDKGSDDIKDLKVAARNFHSLHEFLEHTEHMKAMNKEIKRLSRNNDNAITLSTIHRAKGLEYNVVYVAGAVEGNLPHDHALEAYRSGESAPLEEERRLMYVAVTRARKDLYISVPEKRRGRKSYASRFLAPITRSSRNKSRN; from the coding sequence ATGAAGACAGCAATTTTACATAATAAAACAGTGAATCTGGAACAATTGAATCGGGAAAGTTTTCAGCATATTTACGAAGAAGGCAAAAAAGGAAAGCTGTTTTGCCCTGATTGCGGAGCTTCTGTCCGTTTGTATTTAGGAATTATGGATGAGCCTCATTTTTATCATATTCAGCAAAGCAGCAGAATGTGCAAGGATAAAATGATGAAACAAGAATCCGCCAAAATTGAGACTGAAGAATATATAGAAAGAAACGGCTTTAAAATCCCTGTTTCAAGGCCAATTGCTTCTGCTGCTGTAAAAGAAATCGAATCAGCCTTTAAAAAAGCTCAGCCGGCAAAAAATATCCCCCCTTATATCCAGGAAAGCACTCACAATCCAAGTTTCCCTGATGAATACTTAAAGTCCCTTTCACAAGCAGGAGTCTTTTTGGATGAACAGCAGGCAGCGGCTGTATCACATATTGATGGGCCTCTGCTCGTTCTTGCAGGTGCAGGGAGCGGCAAGACCCGAGTTTTAACAACCAGGACTGCTTTTATGCTGCGCGAAAAAGATATCGAGCCTGCATCTATAATGCTCGTTACATTTACAGCTAAGGCTGCGGCTGAAATGAAAGAGCGCCTTACCCAATATCCCGGAATGGATTCACGAAAAGTCAGGCAAATCGTTTCCGGCACTTTTCACAGTTTGTTTTACAGGATTCTCTCCTTCCACAATACGGATAAATGGTCTTCCGGCAAGCTGCTGAATAAAGAATGGCAGCGGGAACAGATCATTAAGGAATCCAGCAAAGACTTAAAGCTCGATGAAAAAGAATTTGCCTTTGACCTTGCCCTCCAGCAAATTAGCTATTGGAAAAATTCTCTTATCATGCCTGGGAAGGTTCATCCAAAGAATGATTGGGAGGAACAGACCTCAATTCTTTATCAAAGGTATGAACAAACAAAATTAAGAAGAGAATTATTTGATTTTGATGATATGCTGACAGGCTGCCATGCTTTTTTTCTTGAAAAGCCTGAAATTCTTGAACAATATCAGAAGCGCTTTCATTATTTCCTGATCGATGAGTTCCAGGATATTAATAATGTTCAATATGAGCTTATGAAAATGCTGTCCGATAAAACAAAAAATGTCTGTGCAGTGGGTGACGATGATCAATCTATTTATGCTTTCAGAGGAAGCGATCCCCAATATCTTTTAGATTTCGAGAAAGATTTCCCTAGTGCTAAAGTTATTACATTGAATCAGAATTACCGCTCTGCTCACGAAATCGTATCAGCTGCAAACCAAATCATATCTTTAAATAAACATAGACGTGCCAAAAGCATGAATGCCCAATTTTCTGGAGAACAGCACCCTTTCCTCTTTTTTCCTTATGATGAGGAAGAAGAAGCTACGATGATCATGACTGATATTCAGGAAAAAATTGAAGAAGGATATGAGCCGCGGGATTTTGCAGTATTATTCCGCACCCATACTGGGAGCAGGGCCATTTTTGAAAGGCTGGCCAATTCCAGTCTTCCGTTTAGATTGGATCAGGATGCCGAATCATTTTATGATCGGTTTATTGTTCGAAGCATGATTGCTTTTCTAAAGTTATCGGTAAATGAGGATGACCAGAATGCTTTGAAAGATATGCTGCCGTCTCTATTTGTTAAACAATCAGTCCTTCAGGATATTAAGGCAGAGAGCATCTTGCAGGATTGCTCAATGCTGGAGTGCCTAAAGTTTATAAAAACAGGATTTGCTTTTCAGGAAAGCAAGTTAAAAAAAGTGATTCCTGTTACCAGATCAATCTCAGGACTTAGTCCCATCACTGCAATTGAAACTGTTGAAAAAGAGCTTGGCTTCCAGGACTTTTTAAAAAAACGAGGTAATGAAGGCAATAAAATGGATAAAGGCTCTGATGATATAAAAGATTTAAAGGTCGCTGCGCGTAACTTTCATTCTCTTCATGAGTTTCTGGAACATACTGAACATATGAAAGCCATGAACAAAGAAATCAAGCGCCTCAGCAGGAATAATGATAATGCTATTACATTAAGCACCATCCACCGTGCAAAAGGGCTTGAATATAACGTTGTATATGTTGCCGGTGCAGTTGAAGGAAATCTCCCGCATGATCATGCGCTAGAAGCTTACCGTTCAGGTGAATCTGCCCCATTAGAGGAAGAACGAAGGCTGATGTATGTTGCCGTTACAAGAGCCAGGAAGGACTTGTATATTTCTGTGCCGGAAAAAAGGCGGGGACGAAAGTCATATGCTTCAAGGTTCCTTGCCCCCATTACAAGAAGCAGCAGGAATAAGAGCAGAAATTAA
- a CDS encoding GNAT family N-acetyltransferase, whose translation MEVRKVSSEQELHDAFSVRKQVFINEQNVPEEEEIDQFEDEAVHFVLYNNGMPAGAGRFRTVDGNGKVERICVLKENRQSGSGKAIMDKIEEHAKKQGLPALKLNAQTQAIPFYEKLGYQVISEEFMDAGIPHRTMKKTI comes from the coding sequence GTGGAAGTAAGAAAAGTCTCATCTGAACAAGAATTGCACGATGCCTTCTCCGTACGCAAACAAGTTTTTATCAACGAGCAAAATGTTCCTGAAGAAGAGGAAATCGATCAGTTCGAAGACGAAGCAGTCCATTTTGTACTATATAATAATGGCATGCCAGCAGGTGCAGGAAGATTTCGCACAGTTGACGGCAATGGCAAAGTGGAAAGAATATGTGTTCTGAAGGAGAACCGCCAGAGCGGATCAGGTAAAGCAATAATGGATAAAATTGAAGAGCATGCTAAGAAACAGGGATTACCTGCCTTAAAATTAAATGCCCAGACGCAGGCTATCCCTTTTTATGAAAAGTTGGGCTATCAGGTAATTTCGGAAGAATTCATGGATGCCGGAATTCCCCACCGTACAATGAAAAAAACGATATAG
- a CDS encoding TAXI family TRAP transporter solute-binding subunit, translating to MKKKNYLLAAAVLVLSMVLAACGGGTDEGKGGGEGGGAEKPKFMSIVTGGTGGTYYPLGGSFAEIISDATGIDTNAEVSGASAENMNTLKDGNAEIAFSQTDIASYAQEGKLMFEGAAVDNVSAIGTLYPETIQIVTTAKSGIKSVEDLKGKKVSIGAPGSGTAANAEQILEVHGITLEDIQKQDLSFDESTAGIQDGNIDAAFVTAGTPTGAVEGLSATEDVVIVPIEQDKIDALIEKYPYYVQDEVPSGTYKLAEAVPTVAVQAMLVVSNDLSEDVVYDVTKALFENLDKVTHAKGKVIKAENAVKGTGIELHPGAKKYFDEKGFKAE from the coding sequence TTGAAAAAGAAAAATTATCTTCTTGCTGCTGCAGTATTGGTGCTTTCAATGGTACTTGCTGCTTGTGGGGGAGGAACTGATGAAGGCAAAGGCGGCGGTGAAGGCGGTGGCGCTGAAAAGCCTAAATTTATGAGCATCGTAACTGGTGGAACAGGCGGTACATACTATCCGCTGGGCGGATCATTCGCTGAGATTATTTCTGATGCAACAGGCATTGATACAAATGCTGAAGTATCAGGTGCATCTGCAGAAAACATGAACACACTGAAAGACGGCAATGCAGAGATTGCCTTCTCACAAACTGATATTGCTTCATATGCACAAGAAGGAAAATTGATGTTTGAAGGAGCAGCAGTTGATAATGTAAGTGCGATCGGCACGCTTTATCCGGAAACTATCCAAATTGTAACTACTGCAAAATCAGGTATTAAATCTGTAGAAGACTTAAAAGGCAAAAAAGTATCAATCGGAGCTCCTGGTTCAGGAACTGCTGCAAATGCAGAACAGATCCTGGAGGTGCACGGAATTACATTAGAAGACATTCAAAAGCAGGATCTTTCATTTGATGAGTCAACTGCCGGAATCCAGGATGGCAATATTGATGCAGCATTCGTTACAGCAGGAACTCCTACAGGTGCTGTAGAAGGTCTTTCTGCAACTGAAGATGTTGTGATTGTTCCGATTGAGCAGGATAAAATCGATGCATTGATTGAGAAATATCCATACTATGTACAGGATGAAGTGCCATCTGGAACATATAAGCTCGCAGAAGCAGTGCCTACAGTGGCTGTACAGGCAATGCTTGTCGTTTCAAATGATCTTTCAGAAGATGTAGTTTACGATGTGACTAAAGCGCTTTTTGAGAATCTGGATAAAGTAACACATGCTAAAGGGAAAGTGATTAAAGCTGAAAATGCTGTAAAAGGTACAGGTATTGAATTGCATCCAGGTGCTAAAAAGTACTTTGATGAAAAAGGTTTCAAAGCAGAATAG
- a CDS encoding YjcZ family sporulation protein yields MGYGYGGCGYGGGYGNTFVLIVVLFILLIIVGASFFN; encoded by the coding sequence ATGGGCTATGGCTATGGAGGCTGCGGATATGGCGGGGGCTATGGAAATACGTTTGTTCTAATCGTCGTCCTATTCATTTTACTCATTATCGTCGGAGCAAGTTTCTTCAATTAG
- a CDS encoding DUF421 domain-containing protein has translation MEYLHIISVLVIGYIFLFIMAKLLGKTQITQITPFDFISAIVLGELVGNALYDQETGIPEIFFAVAVWGILIYATEILTQKFKRARKLLEGEPSIVIKKGKIVYEELKKNHLDINQLQHLLRSKDVFSIRECEYAILETDGTVSAFKKPLYSTPTIQDLHLPINMIELPVTLILDGEVIWDNLKSINWDETKLINEINNNGANNVKDVLYAEWKKGEALHVQTY, from the coding sequence ATGGAATATTTACATATCATAAGTGTACTTGTGATAGGATATATTTTCTTATTTATTATGGCAAAACTCCTGGGCAAAACACAGATCACACAGATTACTCCTTTTGATTTTATCTCTGCCATCGTGTTAGGCGAGCTGGTGGGAAATGCCCTATACGATCAGGAGACTGGAATCCCAGAAATATTCTTTGCTGTTGCAGTATGGGGAATACTCATCTACGCAACTGAAATCCTTACCCAGAAATTTAAAAGGGCACGCAAACTCCTTGAAGGTGAGCCCTCTATTGTTATAAAAAAAGGAAAAATCGTCTATGAAGAACTGAAGAAAAATCATCTCGACATTAATCAGCTCCAGCACCTCCTCCGTTCAAAGGACGTTTTTTCAATCAGGGAATGCGAATATGCCATTCTTGAAACAGATGGAACGGTCAGTGCATTTAAAAAACCGCTTTACTCGACACCAACTATACAGGATTTACATCTCCCTATAAATATGATCGAGCTGCCTGTAACTTTAATTTTAGACGGAGAAGTGATTTGGGATAATCTCAAAAGCATCAATTGGGACGAAACAAAGCTTATTAATGAAATTAATAACAACGGCGCAAATAATGTCAAAGATGTCTTATACGCAGAGTGGAAAAAAGGAGAGGCTTTGCACGTGCAAACGTACTGA
- the spoVAD gene encoding stage V sporulation protein AD encodes MLKGKQSWVFENRPVIAAAGVSGGPFEANGNLAVDFDVLHDDLWMGEDSYEKAHRILLEEAGQTALNKANIQKEDVQFYIAGDLINQITPTSLSARTIQIPYFGIFGACSTSMEGLALASFIVNYHGADYVLTGASSHNAAVEKQFRYPTEYGGQKPPTAQWTVTGAGAALITSKTAGHNTPVTTSATIGKVIDMGLTDPFNMGGAMAPAAADTITAHFKDMQLDPSYYDLIVTGDLGRIGQETAYELLSNNGLNIEREKFKDCGLMIYKDDQPVQSGGSGAGCSAAVLYGHLLNQMKQGTYRRILVVATGALLSPLTFQQNESIPCIAHAVSIEMT; translated from the coding sequence ATGCTTAAGGGTAAACAATCCTGGGTTTTTGAAAACCGCCCAGTTATTGCAGCTGCTGGTGTTTCCGGCGGTCCTTTTGAGGCAAACGGCAACCTGGCAGTAGATTTTGATGTATTGCACGATGATTTGTGGATGGGGGAAGATTCATACGAAAAAGCCCACAGAATTCTTTTGGAAGAGGCTGGACAGACGGCCTTGAATAAAGCAAATATCCAAAAGGAAGATGTTCAGTTTTATATAGCAGGGGATTTAATTAATCAGATTACACCTACCAGTTTAAGTGCAAGAACCATTCAAATCCCTTATTTCGGAATATTTGGCGCTTGTTCGACCTCTATGGAGGGGCTTGCCCTTGCATCTTTTATTGTGAACTATCATGGGGCTGATTACGTTTTAACAGGTGCTTCAAGTCATAATGCTGCAGTAGAAAAACAATTCAGATACCCCACAGAATATGGCGGACAAAAGCCTCCTACTGCCCAATGGACAGTAACTGGTGCTGGTGCAGCTCTTATTACCTCGAAAACAGCAGGACATAATACGCCGGTCACTACTTCCGCAACAATTGGCAAAGTAATCGACATGGGTCTTACCGACCCTTTTAATATGGGAGGGGCAATGGCTCCTGCAGCAGCAGATACCATTACTGCACACTTTAAGGATATGCAGCTTGATCCATCATATTACGATTTGATTGTTACAGGGGATTTAGGGAGAATTGGCCAGGAAACTGCTTATGAATTGCTTTCAAATAATGGGCTTAACATAGAAAGAGAGAAATTTAAAGATTGCGGATTGATGATCTATAAAGATGATCAGCCTGTCCAATCTGGAGGAAGCGGAGCAGGGTGCTCGGCTGCTGTTCTATATGGACATCTATTGAATCAAATGAAACAGGGGACTTATAGGAGAATCCTTGTTGTCGCTACAGGTGCACTATTATCCCCATTGACATTCCAGCAGAATGAGAGCATCCCTTGTATTGCTCATGCTGTTTCTATCGAAATGACTTAA
- a CDS encoding YjcG family protein yields the protein MNTNYGIVIFPSKKLQDLANSYRKRYDPHYALIPPHVTLRSLFEASEEEIKQLTETLHGIAEKHEPFQINATKISSFQPVNNVIYFKIEPSAQLEELHIELNDHISGDTPEYNFVPHITIGQKLSNDEHSDVYGSLRMQPVNHEEVVDRFHLLYQLENGSWTVYETFRLGKE from the coding sequence ATGAACACTAATTACGGCATAGTTATTTTCCCGTCAAAAAAATTGCAGGATTTGGCCAATTCTTATAGAAAGCGGTATGATCCGCATTATGCTTTAATTCCTCCGCATGTAACATTAAGATCGCTCTTTGAAGCATCTGAAGAAGAAATAAAACAGCTGACGGAAACACTTCATGGAATAGCTGAGAAACACGAGCCATTTCAAATAAATGCTACAAAAATCAGCTCTTTTCAGCCTGTCAACAATGTCATTTATTTTAAAATTGAGCCTTCAGCCCAGCTCGAAGAGTTACATATTGAATTGAATGATCATATTAGCGGCGATACACCTGAATATAATTTTGTCCCCCATATTACGATCGGACAAAAACTCTCCAATGATGAACATTCCGATGTATATGGGAGCTTAAGAATGCAGCCTGTAAATCACGAAGAGGTTGTTGATCGTTTTCATCTTCTATATCAGCTCGAAAACGGCTCATGGACCGTTTATGAAACATTCAGGCTAGGAAAGGAATAG
- a CDS encoding stage VI sporulation protein F: MDNNFFKNLEKKTGVNMKDVFELAGSLQNANFKDEKTVRNVIKRVSQIANKPVSKDTEDKIVKSIVADGKQLDFNTISQMMNKK, encoded by the coding sequence ATGGATAACAACTTTTTTAAAAACCTTGAAAAGAAAACAGGCGTAAATATGAAGGATGTATTTGAACTGGCCGGCTCTTTGCAGAATGCAAATTTTAAAGATGAAAAAACAGTACGAAATGTAATCAAGAGGGTTTCGCAAATTGCAAATAAACCCGTTTCCAAGGATACGGAAGACAAGATTGTGAAATCGATCGTTGCTGATGGAAAGCAGCTTGACTTTAATACAATTTCCCAGATGATGAATAAAAAATAA
- a CDS encoding esterase family protein: MMDYPRGSIQDIVIESKELGEEVELLIYLPASFSPLYKYTVVIAQDGKDYFQLGRVGRIADELLNEKEIENIIIVGVPYKNVKDRWNKYHPDGEQHNAYIRFLAHELVPYLDREFPTYQMGMGRALMGDSLAATVSLMAALQYPNTFGRLILQSPFVDTSVTEAVQEFTQAHLLNIYHVIGKGETSVKTTGGEEKDFLTPNRDLSSLFKQKQFPYFYDEFDGDHTWTYWQPDLKRALKSMF; this comes from the coding sequence ATGATGGATTACCCTAGAGGATCAATACAAGATATTGTAATCGAAAGCAAGGAACTTGGCGAAGAGGTTGAGCTGCTCATTTATTTGCCCGCTTCCTTTTCACCTTTATATAAATACACTGTTGTTATAGCCCAGGATGGCAAAGATTACTTCCAGCTGGGAAGAGTCGGGCGCATCGCAGATGAATTATTAAACGAAAAAGAAATCGAAAATATCATTATTGTTGGTGTCCCATATAAAAACGTCAAAGACAGATGGAATAAATATCATCCGGACGGTGAACAGCATAATGCTTATATACGTTTTCTTGCACACGAGCTGGTTCCATATCTTGACCGTGAATTCCCTACTTATCAAATGGGAATGGGACGTGCCCTTATGGGAGACTCACTTGCGGCAACTGTTTCATTAATGGCGGCCCTGCAATACCCTAATACTTTTGGGAGGTTAATTCTTCAATCACCTTTTGTTGACACCTCCGTGACAGAGGCAGTGCAGGAATTTACGCAGGCCCACCTTCTTAATATTTATCACGTTATCGGGAAAGGCGAGACATCTGTAAAAACCACAGGGGGTGAAGAAAAAGATTTTCTTACTCCAAATCGGGATCTTTCCAGTTTGTTTAAGCAGAAACAATTCCCTTACTTCTATGATGAATTCGATGGAGATCATACATGGACATACTGGCAGCCTGATTTAAAAAGGGCGTTAAAGTCTATGTTTTAA
- the spoVAC gene encoding stage V sporulation protein AC: protein MNKNANKTPEQQQYEQLEQKHELKRPVLKNCIRAFWVGGLICGIGQAITYFYIYFFNFTEQTAGNPTVATMIFISMLLTGFGVYDRLGQFGGAGSAVPVTGFGNAVISAAIEHRTEGFVLGVGGNMFKLAGSVILFGVFSAFVVALIKTLLIMWGVI from the coding sequence ATGAACAAAAATGCAAATAAGACTCCGGAACAGCAGCAATATGAGCAGCTCGAACAAAAGCATGAACTAAAGCGCCCAGTCCTGAAAAATTGTATTCGTGCATTCTGGGTGGGAGGGCTCATCTGTGGGATCGGACAGGCAATAACGTATTTTTATATTTATTTTTTTAACTTCACCGAACAGACCGCTGGAAACCCAACTGTAGCTACGATGATTTTTATTTCCATGCTGTTGACAGGTTTTGGCGTCTATGACCGTCTGGGGCAGTTTGGCGGAGCAGGCAGTGCGGTTCCTGTAACAGGTTTCGGAAACGCTGTAATTTCAGCTGCCATTGAGCATCGCACAGAAGGATTTGTACTGGGAGTTGGAGGAAATATGTTCAAGCTTGCAGGTTCAGTTATTCTCTTTGGTGTATTTTCAGCTTTTGTAGTGGCTCTTATTAAAACACTATTAATCATGTGGGGGGTTATTTAA